The genomic window TTTGCTCGTCGAATGGCGTACCGCGCCTGATGTACAGAAGACCCACGCCTTTGGGACCGTACATTTTATGCGCGGACAGGCTAAGCAATTCCACGCCCAATTCGCGGACATTGATGTCGAGGAATCCGGCGGCTTGCACGGCGTCCGTGTGCATCAGGATACTGCGTCCGCGCCGGCCCGCCTCTGCCTTCACATGCCGCGCGATCTCAGCAATTGGCTGCACAGTGCCTATCTCGTTGTTCGCCATCATCACACTGACCAAAATCGTCTGATCCGTGATTGCGTCGACGACATCGCGGGGGTCCACCATGCCGTACTCATCGACCGGTAGGTATGTAACATCGAAGCCAAACTGCTCCAATTGGTAGCAGGTGTGCAGCACGGCGTGGTGTTCTATGGCGGTGGTGATGATATGGTTGCCAAGGCTCTTCAGCGCGAATGCGACGCCCTTGATCGCTGCGTTATCAGACTCGGTGCCGCCGCTTGTGAAGACAATCTCGCTCATTCGCGCGCCCAGAATGCGGGCGATTCGCTCGCGTGCGTCATCAACGGCTTTGCGCGCTTCCTGCCCGATGGTGTAAATGCTGGACGGATTCCCGAAGTCAGCCGCAAAGTACGGCATCATCGCATCAAGCACTTCGGAACGCATGGGAGTGGTCGCCGCGTGGTCCAAGTATATGACCCTTTCTGCGATGGTCAATGTACTCCCCTTTCCATCCGCATTATCTAACAATCTATGAACGATACATAAATGTGTCGATTGCGGACAATCAGTGTCAGAATGCCGGATACGCTAGTTCGCGTCAGAACGACACTGTGTCGTATTGTGACACATTTTAGCATGTGCGTGCACAAGGCTCAAAAGATTGAGACTTGGCGGGGCTGTTCTGACTCAGATGCCTGAATCATCTTCGCCGCGTAGCCGTCGCGTAGCCGATTAGCTTATAGGCAAGTTTCGCTGCCGTGAATGCGCAGGCGATCGGACCTTCGCGCGGGCTGAGTTCCACGATGTCGAAGCCCACGATTTCCGCGCGACGACTGACGATTCGCAGCAGTTCGAGCGCCTCGTGCCATAGCATGCCGCCCGGTTCGGGCGTTCCTACGGCTGACATAAGCGACGGGTCGAGCACATCGAGGTCTATGCTGATATACACTTTGTCGGTGAGACTTTCAGACATTATTGCCATCGCATCGGGCATATTGTCAGGCGAACCTGCCGTCCAGAATGCCGTCGGTATCCGATGCGTTCTTATCCGATGCATTTCTTCTTCGCTAGTGCTGCGCACGCCCACGAGCGCCACCGGGCAAAATTCCATTATACGGCGCGCGACCGATGCATGCCCCCATCGCGTGCCTTGATAGCAGTCGCGCATATCGGCGTGGGCGTCCAAGTATAGCACGGACAGGTCCGGATTCAGCGTTTTGTACGCCTGCACTGCGCCTATTGTAATGGTGTGTTCTCCGCCCAGCAACGCGGTAAGCTTGCCATGCGACGCTGCGGTGGCGACGGCTGTACGGACGGCGGCAATCATAGATTGCGGGCTGTCCATCTGCGGCAGCAATTCGGGCGTGGTGTGAATACCAGTTGCGGATATGTCGCAGTCTAGCTCTATGTCGTAGTCTTCAATGTGCTTGGACGCTTCGATGATAGCCGCAGGTCCGTGCCGTGCGCCGGCCTTAAACGATGTCGTGCTGTCGTATGGCACGGGAATGACGAATACACCGGCATCATCCGGATGATTTTCGTTTGGAGGCGTGTCGAGGAAGGTGCGCCATTGCAGCGGCACATCCCCGAGCCAATGGTATTCAGATGCGGGCATATCAGTTCGCGGTATCCGCGTCTGCGCGCGACGGCACGCCGATGCTCACGCGCTCGTGCACCATGCCGTTGTATCCTTCGCGCGGCGTGGAGTATTCTATACCGCGCTCAAGCGTCCACACCTTGACCTGCGGCAGCCCGAAAGTCCGCTTGACCACTTCTAGTGAGGAAGTCGCATCAAAGTCTTTGCAGGAAAATATGTCAATGTTGACATACTGCCTATCCGGGAAGGTGTGAACGCTTATATGACTCTCGGCGATGATGACGAAGCCGGACACGCCCCAGTCCTCAGGCGTCTTGCCCTGATAGGTGTAGACCTGCGGCGGAACAATCTTGGTCATGCCGATGGCGTCAGGATATTCGTTGAGAAAGCGATACACGAGATCGGTATCGTTAAGCTTCTCAAATGGTGCGCCGTAGCCGTCAATTACAAGATGCAACTTGCGTTTGTCTCCGATGATAAGCGTATGATAAACCGCCACTGTATGGGCGTTATGACCGGAAATCGGCACGCCCAGATCGGCATTTTGCCGTCGGTGTGATGTCAAAATAGGTTAGCACCAACGTCCAGCGCGTTCAAGACGATTTCACAAATGCAATTCATACCTGTCCCTTGCAATTTATACCTGTCATTTCGAGCGGGGCGAGAAATCTAAAATCGGAAACAGGTTTGCACGCAACGAATTTAATTTCCTCACCGCGTTCAGAATGACAGTATTAGAGACTTGTGAAATCGTCTCCGCGTTCAACAATTATTGAAATTGATGGGATGATTTAGATAGAATCAACACTTGCAAGCGCGAGGCGGCGCGTTGATTAGACATTCTGCCCGGAGGGAAGGCAAATACTAACCAACCGCCTCCTGTTGCGTTAACGAATAAGAAGGGGCGGATTGCGCGCCGGATTGGTAGCAGTGGTACGACATGATTGAGCTGGAACACATTAGCAAATACTACGGCGATTTCCCCGCAGTTACCGATATTTCGTTTCGCGTGGAACAGGGCGAGATTCTGGGCTTTCTCGGACCGAACGGCGCGGGCAAGTCCACGACGATGAAGGTAATCACTGGATTTCACCCTCCGACCGAAGGAACCGCGACCATCGCCGGATACGACATCGTGAACGAGTCGTTGGACGCGCGCCGGCACATCGGCTACCTGCCCGAAACCGTGCCGCTGTACACGGACATGGAAGTGCGCGAATACCTGGCGTTCATGGGCAAGATACGCGGTATGTCGTCCGACTATATCCGCAGGCGCACGGACGAAGTCATCGAAATTTGCCGGCTGGAAGAATACCGCGGGACTCACATCGGCAAGCTGTCAAAGGGGTTTAGGCAGCGCGTGGGCATTGCACAGGCGATATTGCACGAGCCTGCCGTGCTTGTGCTTGATGAGCCGACCATCGGCATCGACCCGATTCAAGTCGTCGAGACAAGGCAGCTCATCAAAGACCTGGGCGGCGAGCACACGCTGATACTTAGCACGCACATCCTGCCCGAAGTGAGCATGATTTGCGAGCGCGTAATCATCATCCATGAAGGGCAGATTGTCGCGGTGGACAGACCCGAAAACCTGGCTACAAGGCTGCGCGGCGTGGAACGCATCGAGATTGACGCGCGCGGGCCATCCCGCGAGATTGCGGAGGCTATCGAGGGCGTAGAAGGCGTAGAAGCCGTTGACCATCGCTATTCGCAAGAAGGCGGATATTCCACATTTATCGTAGGCACGGACCCGCAATCCGAACCGCGCGCCATGCTCGCGTCAACGGTCGTAGGCGGCGGCTGGGAACTACTGCGCCTGCAATCGATAGGGATGTCGCTCGAAGAGATTTTCTTACAAGTTACGACCGAAGAATCGGTGCCAGAGCCAATCGCAGTCGCCGAAGAATAGGCAAGTCTATATATTCCCCGATGTCAGCAGCCCTGACTTGAAGTAAGGACAATAGGTTGAGAAATACATTCACCATAGCCTGGAAGGAGACGAAGGCGTACTTCACCACGCCGACGGCGTACATCGTTGGTGCGATGTTCCTCGTGCTGACGGGTATCTTCTTCGTCTTCGATATGACGCGTCCATTCGCAGAGGCGAGCGTGCGGAACTTTGTCTCGTGGGCGAGCCTGTTCATTATGTTCCTGGCTCCCCTCCTGACGATGCGCCTGCTCGCTGAAGAGCAGAAATTGGGTACGCTCGAACTGCTGCTGACCGCCCCCGTGCAAGACTGGGAAGTCGTGGCCGGCAAGTACATCGCGAGTTTCATCGCGCTGATGGTTACCATAATCTTCACTTTCTACTATGTGGCGCTGCTGTATGTATTCGCCACCCCTGACACCGGCCCGATACTTAGCGCATACTTCGGTCTGGTGCTCTATGGCATGGCAGCGCTCGCCATCGGCCTAATGGCGTCATCGTTATCCGGCAATCAGATTGTCGCGGCGGTAGTCGGCATCGGCATTTTGCTGACCTTATCGTTTATCGACCGGATAGCATCTATCGTGGAAGGCGTCGCGTCGGATGTGCTGAACGCCATTTCCATGAACGCGCACTTCACCGATTTCGCGCGCGGCGTCATCGACACGAGCCATATCGTCTATTACATAAGCATGGCGGCGGTATTCCTGTTTATCGCCGTCCGGTCACTAGAAACGCGCAGGTGGCGGTAAATGGTTGAACAAAGCGGCGGCGGAGAAAGCCTGAAAAATGTGGTGCTGTCTTCGCTGCAATCGACGGGGTTCTGGAGCTTCGTAGCGGCGGTAGTAGGTATCGTCGCCCTAATCGCCGGTGGGGCGATGTACCTCACTGTGGAAGAACTTCGGGACTTCTCCGTAACGGTCATCATAATCGGCATCGTGCTGGTGTTTCTCGCTCTGGTGCTTTCTCCAAGGGCGATCGCCATATTCCTCGTTGGGCGGCAAGGCAGGTACGGTAGCAACATCGTCGTGCTGACAATCGCATTCTTCGCGATAGTGTTGTTGCTCAACTTCTTGCTCTATCGTAACCCGACGCGCG from Chloroflexota bacterium includes these protein-coding regions:
- the nifS gene encoding cysteine desulfurase NifS, giving the protein MAERVIYLDHAATTPMRSEVLDAMMPYFAADFGNPSSIYTIGQEARKAVDDARERIARILGARMSEIVFTSGGTESDNAAIKGVAFALKSLGNHIITTAIEHHAVLHTCYQLEQFGFDVTYLPVDEYGMVDPRDVVDAITDQTILVSVMMANNEIGTVQPIAEIARHVKAEAGRRGRSILMHTDAVQAAGFLDINVRELGVELLSLSAHKMYGPKGVGLLYIRRGTPFDEQNAGGGQERQRRSGTENVPGIVGFGEALRLAAQEREASSAHCLRLRERLTQGIFETIDGVKLNGHPAQRLPSNVNLSFRGVEGEPVLLGLDFAGICASSGSACSSASLEPSHVLLAIGLTAEMAQSSLRFTIGQENTDAEIDYVLSVLPDMIAKLRAMPSLSAAR
- a CDS encoding ABC transporter permease subunit, with product MRNTFTIAWKETKAYFTTPTAYIVGAMFLVLTGIFFVFDMTRPFAEASVRNFVSWASLFIMFLAPLLTMRLLAEEQKLGTLELLLTAPVQDWEVVAGKYIASFIALMVTIIFTFYYVALLYVFATPDTGPILSAYFGLVLYGMAALAIGLMASSLSGNQIVAAVVGIGILLTLSFIDRIASIVEGVASDVLNAISMNAHFTDFARGVIDTSHIVYYISMAAVFLFIAVRSLETRRWR
- a CDS encoding ABC transporter ATP-binding protein; the encoded protein is MIELEHISKYYGDFPAVTDISFRVEQGEILGFLGPNGAGKSTTMKVITGFHPPTEGTATIAGYDIVNESLDARRHIGYLPETVPLYTDMEVREYLAFMGKIRGMSSDYIRRRTDEVIEICRLEEYRGTHIGKLSKGFRQRVGIAQAILHEPAVLVLDEPTIGIDPIQVVETRQLIKDLGGEHTLILSTHILPEVSMICERVIIIHEGQIVAVDRPENLATRLRGVERIEIDARGPSREIAEAIEGVEGVEAVDHRYSQEGGYSTFIVGTDPQSEPRAMLASTVVGGGWELLRLQSIGMSLEEIFLQVTTEESVPEPIAVAEE
- the speD gene encoding adenosylmethionine decarboxylase, with amino-acid sequence MHLVIDGYGAPFEKLNDTDLVYRFLNEYPDAIGMTKIVPPQVYTYQGKTPEDWGVSGFVIIAESHISVHTFPDRQYVNIDIFSCKDFDATSSLEVVKRTFGLPQVKVWTLERGIEYSTPREGYNGMVHERVSIGVPSRADADTAN
- the speB gene encoding agmatinase codes for the protein MPASEYHWLGDVPLQWRTFLDTPPNENHPDDAGVFVIPVPYDSTTSFKAGARHGPAAIIEASKHIEDYDIELDCDISATGIHTTPELLPQMDSPQSMIAAVRTAVATAASHGKLTALLGGEHTITIGAVQAYKTLNPDLSVLYLDAHADMRDCYQGTRWGHASVARRIMEFCPVALVGVRSTSEEEMHRIRTHRIPTAFWTAGSPDNMPDAMAIMSESLTDKVYISIDLDVLDPSLMSAVGTPEPGGMLWHEALELLRIVSRRAEIVGFDIVELSPREGPIACAFTAAKLAYKLIGYATATRRR